Sequence from the Ferroacidibacillus organovorans genome:
GTGGGACGCAGGTCAAGGATGTAAACCAACTGTTGCGTCAGTTTGGTGAAATGCGCAAGATGATGAAACAATTCTCCGCCATGGGTAAAGGCGGGAAACGCTCAATGGCCAATCTTAAAAATCGCTTTGGCGCTCCGCGAATGCCGTTTGGTGGAGGGCGAGGTAAAAGAAGCCGTTAACGCGCAGGTGTCGCGCGGTGTGATTTGTTGCTTTCCATGCTTTTCGTTGATTCTGACAAGGAGGTGAAAATCATGGCTGTTAAAATTCGACTGAAACGAATGGGTGCAAAAAAAGCTCCGTTTTATCGTGTGGTTGTTGCTGACTCGCGCTATCCTCGCGATGGACGCTTTATTGAAGAGATTGGCACGTACAACCCTCTCACAGAACCCGCTCAGATTCAGATTAAAGAAGAGCGCGCGCTTTATTGGTTGCAAACAGGAGCGCAACCTTCTGACTCTGCGCGTAATTTGCTGAGCAAGGTAGGCGTCATGAAGCAAATGCACGAGCGTCGTCAGGGCAAGTAAACTGTACAAGGATGTGGGTTTCCTTGAAAGAACTCGTAGAATGGATTGCGCGTAATCTTGTAGATCACCCGGACGAAGTTCGTGTATCGCAAAAGGAAACAGATCGCACGATCGTTTATGAGCTTTCGGTACACCCATCTGATACAGGTAAAATTATCGGCAAACAAGGTCGTATGATCAGGGCGATACGCTTAGTAACGGCTGCGGGACACCTGCCTGAAACGAAAAGGATCCACATTGAGCTGGTATAGTGTGGCCAGGCTGTTTCGGGCGTCGTGTCCCGTTTGTCTTGGTATGGCCAAATGGCTGTGCACTGACTAGAGAGGATGATGAGCAGTGATTACAATTCGTCAACCGGTTGCAGTGAAGGTTATTTTGACGGAAGAAACAAAGCAGCAGTGGCTTGCGGAACTGCGGAGATTGATCAATGCCACAATCGCCGAGTTAGAGGAACTTGAATTTCGCGGTAAACAATGGTTGCGCGAAGCAAAGGAACAGGGTGAAGCGGCAATTGCTGCCACCGAGGAGCGAATTGAGGCAGAGCGTAGCCAGCGCATTGAGCGACGTGAACAGATGATCGCTCAATTGAGTCAGATACAACAAATGGATATTGGAGAAGAAGTGCCTAATGGCAATGTGGAAACCACCGTCGATGTGAAGGTTGGTGATTCTTGGGATACAGTTTTACTCGGCAGCGAGATTATCCTTAAGGACAACATTGTCGTTGAAATCCGCCGAAATGGACAATCAATCACCTCGTAATGCGGTTAGCCTTTTGCGGGAAGTTGGATCACAGTGTTACAGAAACAGGTGAGAAGATGATTGCTGTTGGGCTTATTCATGGCACTCATGGATTGAAAGGCGAGTTAAAGGTGGAATCGAGAACAGACTTTCCTGATCTTCGGTTTGTGCCTGGTTCTCGCTTGTTTTTGTTTAAAAAAGATGTTCAGAATGAAGAAGCGGCAATTCCAGTCGTTGTTGAAACGGCGAGCGTGTACAAGCGCGGATATTTGCTGTCCTTTGTTGGGTATCGTTCAATTGCTGCGGTTGAGACATGGCAGGGTGGAAGCTTGAGGGTTCCAGAGTCAGAAATGCCTGCATTGCCTGAGGGTGAATATTATATTCGCGATTTGCTTGATTGTCATGTCTATGATGAAATGGACAATCGTATCGGCGTCATAACCAATGTGTTGACGCCAGGCGCGAATGATGTTTATGAAGTGAAAACAGACGCAGGAAAATTACTGCTCATCCCAGCGATAAAGGAATGCATTTTGAGTGTCGAAACAGACAAAAAACGCATGAGAATTCATGTGATGCCAGGGCTATTCGATGAATCGTAAAGGATCCCATGCGCTGCATCTCGACATCCTGTCGCTCTTTCCAGAAGCGATTGAACCCTACCTCTCATCAAGTGTAATTGCGCGGGCCAGACAGGCGGATGCCGTGGACATTCGCGTGACCAATTTTCGCGATTTTTCTGATAATAGGCATAAGACGGTTGATGATTACCCGTTTGGTGGAGGGGCAGGAATGCTTTTAAAAGCCCCGCCGCTTTTTGCGGCTGTCGATCATGTGCGGGCGCTGCGCAATTTAGATGATGAACCGCGAGTGATCATGATGACGCCGCAGGGACGTACATTTACACAAGAGATTGCTCATGAATTGAAGACGGAGCGGCATTTAATATTTTTATGCGGTCATTACGAAGGATTTGATGATCGCGTGCGTCAGCATTTGGCGACGGATGAACTTTCGATCGGTGATTTTGTGTTGACTGGTGGTGAACTTGCTGCGCTCGTTGTCGTTGATGCTGTCGTGAGATTGTTGCCGGGTGTTTTAGGCAACGAAGAGAGTTCCAGGCAGGATTCGCATGAGCATGGCATGCTTGAATATCCACAGTACACAAGACCCCGTAAGTTTCGAGAATGGGAAGTCCCGGAAGTGTTGCTATCAGGAAATCACAAAAAAATAGAGGAGTGGCGCAGGAGAGAAGCGTTAGCCAAAACATTAACAAACCGGCCGGATCTTTTTGAGAAACTTTCTCTCGATGAGAGGGAGCGGGATGAGATTGTTCGTTATGTAAACGGTGCGTAGGGAGTTGAGTTCGTCGAACGCACGTGGGTTACTGTATCCCTTGCCCCGCCATTCAACGAACTCTCTTAAATGGTATGCGGAACTTCCTCGGTCGGTGCAGGGCATTCTGACGGATGTAAAGACTCTTGGGTCTGATTCCGTGAAAACCAAACGATATTTTGCGATTTGGCATACGTTTTCAACATAAAAAGTGGGATAAAGGGTTTGACAGAGGAGTTCTGAGGTGGTATATTACTCCTTGTCGCCGCGAGGCCGACCGCAAGAGAAGAAACAAAATGAAGCACCTTGGATCCTTGAAAACTAAACACGGATACGTAACAACGTCAGCAAGAAAACGGCTGTAAACAGCCCACTATTGAGAGTTTGATCCTGGCTCAGGACGAACGCTGGCGGCGTGCCTAATACATGCAAGTCGAGCGCTCTTTTCCTTCGGGGAAAGGGAGCGGCGGACGGGTGAGTAACACGTGGGTAACCTGCCGTTCAGATGGGGATAACGCCTGGAAACGGGTGCTAATCCCGAATGGGATCCTGCTCGCATGGGCGGGGAAGGAAAGGCGCTTTAGGGCGTCGCTGAACGATGGGCCCGCGGCGCATTAGCTTGTTGGTGGGGGTAACGGCCTACCAAGGCGACGATGCGTAGCCGACCTGAGAGGGTGACCGGCCACACTGGGACTGAGACACGGCCCAGACTCCTACGGGAGGCAGCAGTAGGGAATCTTCCGCAATGGGCGAAAGCCTGACGGAGCAACGCCGCGTGAATGAAGACGGTCTTCGGATTGTAAAGTTCTGTCAATTGGGACGAGTGACCCTGAGAGGAAATGCTCAAGGTGAGACGGTACCAAAGGAGGAAGCCCCGGCTAACTACGTGCCAGCAGCCGCGGTAATACGTAGGGGGCAAGCGTTGTCCGGAATGACTGGGCGTAAAGCGCGCGCAGGCGGTCTTTCGCGTCTGGGGTGAAAGGTCAGGGCTCAACCCTGACATGGCCTTGGAAACGGGGAGACTTGAGGGTCGGAGAGGTCAGGGGAATTCCACGTGTAGCGGTGAAATGCGTAGAGATGTGGAGGAATACCAGTGGCGAAGGCGCCTGACTGGACGAAACCTGACGCTGAGGCGCGAAGGCGTGGGGAGCAAACAGGATTAGATACCCTGGTAGTCCACGCGGTAAACGATGAGTGCTAGGTGTCGGAGGGTACCACCTCCGGTGCCGAAGGAAACCCACTAAGCACTCCGCCTGGGGAGTACGGTCGCAAGACTGAAACTCAAAGGAATTGACGGGGGCCCGCACAAGCAGTGGAGCATGTGGTTTAATTCGAAGCAACGCGAAGAACCTTACCAGGGCTTGACATCGGCGTGACGGGATCAGAGATGGTCCGTCCCTTCGGGGCACGCTAGACAGGTGGTGCATGGTTGTCGTCAGCTCGTGTCGTGAGATGTTGGGTTAAGTCCCGCAACGAGCGCAACCCTTGATCGATGTTACCAGCGCGTAGAGGCGGGGACTCATCGATGACTGCCGGTGACAAACCGGAGGAAGGCGGGGATGACGTCAAATCATCATGCCCCTTATGTCCTGGGCGACACACGTGCTACAATGGGCGGTACAACGGGAAGCGAGACCGCGAGGTGGAGCGAAACCCAAAAGCCGTTCGTAGTTCG
This genomic interval carries:
- the rpsP gene encoding 30S ribosomal protein S16; its protein translation is MAVKIRLKRMGAKKAPFYRVVVADSRYPRDGRFIEEIGTYNPLTEPAQIQIKEERALYWLQTGAQPSDSARNLLSKVGVMKQMHERRQGK
- the trmD gene encoding tRNA (guanosine(37)-N1)-methyltransferase TrmD — encoded protein: MHLDILSLFPEAIEPYLSSSVIARARQADAVDIRVTNFRDFSDNRHKTVDDYPFGGGAGMLLKAPPLFAAVDHVRALRNLDDEPRVIMMTPQGRTFTQEIAHELKTERHLIFLCGHYEGFDDRVRQHLATDELSIGDFVLTGGELAALVVVDAVVRLLPGVLGNEESSRQDSHEHGMLEYPQYTRPRKFREWEVPEVLLSGNHKKIEEWRRREALAKTLTNRPDLFEKLSLDERERDEIVRYVNGA
- the rimM gene encoding ribosome maturation factor RimM (Essential for efficient processing of 16S rRNA) encodes the protein MIAVGLIHGTHGLKGELKVESRTDFPDLRFVPGSRLFLFKKDVQNEEAAIPVVVETASVYKRGYLLSFVGYRSIAAVETWQGGSLRVPESEMPALPEGEYYIRDLLDCHVYDEMDNRIGVITNVLTPGANDVYEVKTDAGKLLLIPAIKECILSVETDKKRMRIHVMPGLFDES
- a CDS encoding KH domain-containing protein encodes the protein MKELVEWIARNLVDHPDEVRVSQKETDRTIVYELSVHPSDTGKIIGKQGRMIRAIRLVTAAGHLPETKRIHIELV
- a CDS encoding YlqD family protein translates to MITIRQPVAVKVILTEETKQQWLAELRRLINATIAELEELEFRGKQWLREAKEQGEAAIAATEERIEAERSQRIERREQMIAQLSQIQQMDIGEEVPNGNVETTVDVKVGDSWDTVLLGSEIILKDNIVVEIRRNGQSITS